A genomic window from Lineus longissimus chromosome 17, tnLinLong1.2, whole genome shotgun sequence includes:
- the LOC135501291 gene encoding GPI-anchor transamidase-like: MAGQILNLRFFMILGQILMIFASNIDEKVSDFFKSGHTNNWAVLVDTSRFWFNYRHAANVLSVYRSVKRLGIPDSHIILMIADDMPCNPRNPRPATIFNNANQHINVYGDDVEVDYKGYEVTVENFIRVLSGRLPDSTPRSKRLLSDDRSNVLVYMTGHGGDGFLKFQDSEEISHVELGHAFEQMWQKRRYHEMFFAIDTCQAVSMYQKIYSPNILAVASSQVGQDSYSHHYDSSLGVFVMDRFTYYMLEMLEKVKPDSKKSMYELVNCCPPHLCGSNVGVRTDLYPRDLQSVPITEFFGNVHNVELQMTAMNLTSTATDKKTCSKDSCDTKPERKQGRNLIYLDQFPV; this comes from the exons ATGGCTGGCCAAATATTAAATCTGAGATTTTTTATGATTTTAGGGCAGATTCTTATGATATTTGCTTCAAATATTGAT gaaaaagttagcgACTTCTTCAAAAGTGGGCACACAAATAATTGGGCAGTATTGGTTGACACGTCTAGGTTTTGGTTTAATTACCGCCATGCTGCGAATGTCCTGTCCGTCTACAGAAGTGTCAAGAGGTTAGGTATCCCAGACAG CCACATCATCTTGATGATTGCTGATGATATGCCATGTAATCCAAGGAATCCCAGGCCTG CGACCATCTTCAACAATGCCAACCAGCATATCAATGTTTATGGAGATGATGTGGAAGTGGATTACAAAGGCTATGAG GTCACAGTTGAAAATTTCATCCGAGTTCTAAGTGGACGATTACCAGACAGCACCCCGAGGTCAAAGCGTCTTCTCTCTGATGATAGGAGTAATGTCCTGGTGTATATGACAG GGCACGGAGGTGACGGGTTCCTAAAGTTCCAAGACTCCGAGGAAATCTCTCATGTTGAGCTCGGTCATGCCTTTGAACAAATGTGGCAGAAACGCCGCTACCACGAGATGTTCTTTGCCATCGATACTTGCCAAGCTGTGTCAATGTATCAGAAGATTTACTCGCCAAATATATTGGCCGTGGCAAGCAGTCAAGTTGGACAGGATTCTTATTCT CATCACTATGACAGCTCCTTGGGGGTGTTTGTGATGGATCGTTTCACATACTACATGCTGGAAATGCTGGAGAAGGTGAAACCAGACAGCAAGAAGTCCATGTATGAACTG GTGAATTGCTGTCCACCTCATTTGTGTGGCTCCAATGTTGGTGTGCGGACAGACCTCTATCCGCGGGATCTCCAATCCGTCCCCATCACAGAGTTTTTTGGAAATGTCCATAATGTGGAGCTACAGATGACTGCCATGAATCTGACCTCTACTGCCACTGATAAGAAAACATGCAG CAAAGACTCCTGTGATACTAAGCCAGAACGTAAACAAGGAAGGAACCTCATCTACCTCGACCAGTTCCCAGTGTAA